The stretch of DNA GCCACCCAGTCCCCCCCGAAGTCTCTACACACCCATACTCGGCCACCTCCGTGGTATTCCCTGCCCTACTGTTTGTTAGTCCCGTGGGGATGGGGATAGGGTCCTTTCACCTGCATGTCCCAGGTGCTGGTTGAGGGATGAATGAAAAGAATGTGTGTTTACAAAATAAACTGCTCTATGTAAGTTCTtatattaattttgttgttgCCCAGGGCATGGAGATCTGGTCTAGCCCTCTACAGCCTGCTGCTCTGGTGGATTTGGTGACTTACCCTCAGCTGCAGCTGGTTGTCACTGTGGACGCACAGGGACTCATCAAAGTGTGGGAAGCAGAGAGCGGGAGGGAGTCAGCCTCCTTCTGCCTGCCTACACACTCGTCTGCATTGGAGGCCTCTGACCACCCAGAGGGCCCCTTCCTGCTGGTGAGTGACCCGGCTTTCAGGAGCCTCTGTGGGTGCTAGCCGtctcccagccaagggcacaaaAAAGTTGGAGTGCAGGGTCACGGAGAGTTGGAGCATTGGGTGGATTATCAGGTGTTGCAACCTGGCAGTAAGGCTGGGCTGAGAGTAAACAGTCTTTGCACCTGCTGCAGCTCAGCACTCCTATCAGCTGTTCGCAGTAAACGAAAGTCCTTTCTGGAAAAGGATACCAGTACCCCAGGCCTCacattatttctcttttcagaCATAGTATCCATCACACACTTAAAGCTAACTAGGGAATAAGAATAGTAccaactagccctggccaggtggctcagttggttggagtgtcgtcccatacaccaaaaggtggtgggttccattccctgtcagggcacatacctggattgcaagttcagtccccagttgggtcAAGTACAGGAGGcaaactgatcaatgtttctctctttctccctttctctttctgtaaaaccaataaaaatatattctcgggcagggattaaaaaaaaaaaaaaagaatagtaccAACTAGAACTGGCAGGTTAAACAGTAGACAATTTGAGAGAGCCACAGGGGCTTCGGATAGTGTGGTTATTTGACACAGACAATAAGACACCAATGGTTGCTATGATCAGGGAGGCGAATTTCAGCAGACAACTTAAAGCTATAAAACATGACATAGACACAGAccacagcatggtgattaccagtggGATCGGGTGTGGTGGGAGGTGGAATAGgataaaggagggataaatggtgatagaaggagacttgactttgggtgtgaacacacaatacaatacacagatgatgtatcatagaatttacccctgaaacctatttaattttattaaccaatgttatcccaataaattcaataaaaaattttaaaagctataaaaatgatttagaaaataatcagaacaggaaaactgaaaagcaaagatCAAGAGATCAGTGAATGGACTTGATGGAGGGTGGACAGTGGAACCACACAGAGATTGGGAAGGATGGATGGAGCTGTGGGCACAGGCAAGTTCTACTTCTTAGTTTAAGTGGTGACatgaatattttctttgtaataaTTCATTGAGCTCTACATTTGTTTTGTgcattttgtcatatatatattatatacatcaATTAGAGAGTTAGAATATGGAAGGAAATTAGTGAGCTGAAAGATAACAATGGCCTGGAACAAAACCGGGATAGCAAGAGTGTAAATGCAGAAGAGAGGGTAAGAGACGTGGACAAGCTTCTGAGACATTGTGGACACAATCACCCGTGGCTCTTGTGTAAAGGCAGCTTCTGATTCCGTGGGTCCCTGGGGATGCCCGAGATGCTGACTTTTTAACCGGCTTCTTGGGAATGTTGGGGCTGCCAGTTCTTTTGAGTAGCAAGACCGTAAGGATCTATGACAACACCCAGTACTTGAAATCCCCGGAGTGGGTGAGGCACCGCTTTCCTGTAGTCTTGGTGCTGAAGGATAGCCTGGCTGGGCACCAGATCCCTGCTCACACTTCTCTTGAATTTTGTGAAACTATTACTTCACTGTTTATGTTTCTGTTGAAAAGTCTACAGGTACCTGACTTTACTTGTTAGAAACTTGGATATTTAAACTCAAAGGCCttaaagatattttgaaatatttaaagtctAGTAGTTTCATTGTGACATGTCTGCAGTGATCATCCTGGGTCACCCTTTCAGTACATAGATTCAGGGTTTTTTATTTCTAGAGAGTTTCACTATATATGAATTTTCATTATTAATCTGTTAATGAAGCGTTCCTCTGTAGGAACTTAAGTCATGTTTATTAGACCTTCTTGCCTATCTTCTTAGATACTTTCCGATTCATTTTAGCCTTTCATTCTACTTTTGTTCTCTtacctgttttctttctcctcttctagtGCCCTTATTTGTTCAGAGAATGTTTTCTCTCTTAgatttattatcttcattttttccccttaatcctcacccgaggatatttttccattgattttttacggagagtggaagggaagggaagagacagagaaagaaacatcgatgtgagagagacacgtcaattggttgcctcccacatgtaccttgactggggcCGGGTACCAAGCCTGCAACAGAAGtgcattcccttgactggaattgatcctgggacccttcagtccacaggccaacgctccatccactgagccaaactgactagggctattATCTTCATTTGTGaagtaacttttctttcttttttcctaatgtttttattgattttttttagagagaaagcaagggagagagagaaacatcaatgtgagagaaaaacatctattggttgcttcttgtatggcaccctgaccaggaaccgaatatgcaacctgggcatttgacctgaccgggaatcaaactggcaatcttttggtgcacagggccatactggccagggtgagATAACTTTTTCATCAGTATATTTCCTGAattaatttctcttatttaataTCTTGTTGTTTCTTATCTGTTTCCATTCTGAGTGTTGAATTTCTGATTCCAGATGTCCCTTCATATGCTTGTATTGTGATATTTAACTCCTGTCCATGTGGCTACAGATCTCTGGTTCCTGGTGGAATAGTTTTACCAGCTTAAATGTgttgcttctctctttttcttctcatgaCCTTGTTTGTTGCCGTTTTCTATGTGTTGTGAAGTATTTGTGTTTTCTTGGCCAGTAAGAACAAGTGTTTTCAGGAATAGGAAGTCCAGATTGTGTTCCAGGTGCAAATGTCTgtgaaaaatgttcttttaaaacagGAGGTGACAGACAAGCCACACAAGAAATGAAGCCCTTGACCATTAGGAGAGAGAAGCTAATCGACTCCCATATCACGCCATCTgtggaaatacatttaaaataattaaaactaaattaaaaggcagttagccctagctggtttagctcagtggatagagcatcggcctgtggactgaagggtcccgggtttgattccggtcaagggcacatgcccaggttgtgggatcgatccccaggaAGTGGGTGTGCaccagcctatcaatgattctctctcatcattgatgtttctatctctctctccctcttcctttctctctgaaatcaataaaaatgtttaaaaaatgtaaaaggcagTTATAAAATTATCCGAGGGATaactaagtgatttttaaaatcaatctGGGATGTGCCCGGCCTTGCTAGGCCAGAAAAAACCTGGAATTGAAAAAATACACAGAtttatctaaaaaattaaaaacatctcaactatagaatattttaaaatcaagacaTAAAAAATCAGGAGGGAACACTAtcttatttaacaaataatatattatttgaagCATAGAGATCTAGTAGAAAAATAGGTGAAGACATGAATGGTCAACTCATAGAAAAAAGTACAAGTGGCCAATAATGTGTAAAGGTGTGAAACCCAACTCATAATCAAGAAAGTAGCATCACACCAAGGCTTTGGCCTACTGGATGagcaaacataaaaaaattgGTATTATAGTAAgtttgatgaaaaataaatatttttatacatggcAAATAAGGATATAGATTGAACACTTTTAATAAAGCTTGCTTTTTCTCctgttagaatttttaaatctgATACTCTTTCGACCTAACAATTCCAGTTCTAGGGACCTCTCGGGAGGAAATATTGGCATTGTCGCACAAAGATCGTTCATGGTAACGGAATTTGTAAACAAACTAAATTTCCATCATAATGGATGAAGTAGAAAGTCCTGGAAAAAAGTCCTCTGATGAGAAAAGATTTCCAAAGAGTATTTGGAAACGGAAAAGACGGGGCAGGCTGCAGAATAGCCTGTGAGCATGAGGGATAGCAAGGGCTtctgtggagggaggagagggcttgCTCTCGTGTTGTTTGAGGAATTCATTACTTTTGACTTAATAAGTGGCATTTCACCCCAGCGAGGAAGGAGCTATGTGGCCACCTGTTCCTTGGGCGAGGACAGGAGGACGCAGGTGGTCACCGCACTTCGCGTTGCAGGCGGCCTGTGCCGACGGAACGCTCTACATGCTGACGGTGCCCGGGCTGCAGCTGCTGTCCAGGGTGAGCGTGTTCCCGAACCAGCCCGCCAGCCTGTTCTGCTCTCCTGACTGCCAGTGGGTGTTCGCATTGGCCCAGGACTCAGACCTGAGCCCCAAGGTCAGTGCTGGGCTGTGTCCCTTGTCCCAAGGGCAGGCTTTGTGTGCACAGGTGGTGGGTTCTGTGCCCGGTCTTGCACATGCATCTGGGAGGGCGGCTTCTCGCACAGGACCACGTCTGCGGCCACTCAGGGCCCCCAGCTGGGCAGTGGTGGTGCCGGCCTCTCCCCGGAGCTGCTGCTCTCTCCAGACTGCTGTGTTGCCCACAGGTCGAAAGGGGTTTGTTGCTTGGCTGGAGAGGACAGAGTTCTGAAGGGGCTTGAGGCCTTAGGGACATCTCAGTGGAGTGTCATAAGACATTCAACGGCTTGAGAACAGAGCTTCCATGAGAGTGAGGAAGGATGCTGGCAGTGTGGGACAGCATCGTTACTTGGACAGGGCACAGCATGCCTGCCTCGTGGCCAGCCCGTGGCACTGAGGACCACCCCCAGCACCAGAGCCCCGGGACCCAGGGAGCATCCTGGTGATTTATGGGCTCAGAGATGTCCAGCCTGAGTGCCAGGAACCAACCTGGAAAAAGGGCAGAGTTGGAGACCACTGGAGAGGGtctgagccacgctggcgggTGGATGAGGCAGGCCAGGAAGAGAGCAAGGACAGGCAGGGCAATCAGGCGGCAGTGCCAGGACCTGGTAGCCAGGGGAGGTGAGAGGTCTGGAAGGGGCCGTGGAGGAGAGAGCTTCAGGAAGGGGGCAGGCGGAGGGCCGTGGTCACCAGGAGTGGGACCTCTTGACAAAGCAGTCCTCGGGACTGACAAGAAGTGTTTGGGACCAGACTGCCTGGAAGTAGGAAGGGAACCTGCAGGCAGACACTGGAGGCAAAAGTGAGACAGTGATGTGCAGCTGCTCCACAGCAGAAGAGCCGTTTTCCGGATTCACTCCCCTGCCCTCACGGGGACTCGTGGACCTAGACCTCTCCCGTGGCCAGATGTGGGCTGGGCTTAACCTCGTTCCCTGGTCCGAGCCATGTGGAAAGGAGGGTCTGTAAGTGGCACAGCCGCTCCATGACACCAGTAAGGTCACTGTGGGTGTGGGTCCCTGAGCAGAGCCGCCAGGAGGGGCCTCAGAGTGCTCTGGGGTCGGAGACGTCTCCTGTCATCGCACTGAGGCCGGTGGTGGTGTCCCCAGGTGTTCCACTCGCAGTCCCTGCTGTGTCCACCGGAAGACGAGCCTCCTGTCTCCGCTGCTCTCCCCATCCGGCTGACTTCCAGAGCCTGCTGGGCCCCCGATGAGGCAGCCAGGCTGTTGGTGATGCACAGAGATGACAACAGCGTGCAGTGGGTGGTCACCACCTACGAGCTAGGGGCGAAGAAGTGCCGGGATGCAATGAACATTCAGGGTAAGGATCCCATATCAGGACTGTGGGTCTGCATGGCACCAACACTGCATAGGATGCTTCAAGCGCAGATGCCTCATGTTTCCTTTGGGACACTGTCTTTTCTCGCAGTGAATATAGTGACCCAACAACTGTGTCCTTGTTTGGGATGTTACATTCTGGGTGAGTGGTCGAGCACCTGCTTTGTGTCAGGCCCTCTGCGTAGCCCTGAATTCAGACATTAACTTCTGTCAGCTTACAGTCTGCCCTCTCCTAACTTACTTTCCTGCTTCCCTTCATCCCTGCTTCTTTTCCCACTGTATTGAAGGCATGTTCTCAGCACCGAGTGCAGGCAAAGATGAATAAAAGCCACAACTCTCTTTTCCCCAAGGAGCTCCTAGTCCAGTAGGAAAATAAGACCCAcagccctctccttccctgtctcctAAACCCCACACCGCTCTAGACAGGCCTTCCCTCTGGTCCTTAGCATTTTTTCTTTGGTATTATATTCATGTGTTTTCATGTCATCATTTGACCTTAATTTTTATCCTGAGCTTCCTGGCAGCTGAGGAAAAAGGGAAAATgggatatttaataaataatcccTTGTCTGATAAGAGAAAGCACACGAATTTTTCTAAAGAGGTAATTTTTTCTTCCTGGTGCTAAACTCCATCAGGAAGTGAtcaagttgatttttttaaaaaaaaaacaaggaatgCTATACGGTATAAAAGACTATGTCTTCAACGATAGTTTTTGGCAGATGTAAATGTCTTGGTTCTCATGTGGCCCTTTTTCCTATCACCCTGTCGTAGATGAGGAAGGGTAGAAGGAAGGGAGTTCATTCTCCCCGTTCTCTGCATGGTgttgtgtgccaggtgctgtccCGTCCACCTGCACCGTGTCCCCTGTGAGTAAGGCACCGCCTTCCGTGCGGTGGAGCCAGGGCATGGGAGGCTGAGGGAGTAAACGCGGTTCAGCCGTGACTGCTGCTGTCGCTGTGAGGCCTTGCTCGTTTCAATGTACCGCATCGTCTTAGGTGAGGCACGCCTGTCCCACACTCCAGCTGCTGTCAAGAATGACAAGCGGtgtgtttttatttccaaaagtaCAACAGGTCACGAGTTTCATCCTGCCAGACACCATGATGCCTCCTCACCTCATGAAGGGGCACAGCTCCCAAGTGGTGCTGCTGGTGTCGGGGTCTGAGCTGGTGCTCTTCACCATACACGGCCTGTGGCTGGCAGCCTTCCAGGACCATCAGAAGCCCATCACGTCCCTGTATGTGGTGAGTGCAGCCCCATCCGGCCCGAATCGAGGAACCCTACCCCCGGAGCCCACATCCCGCCTCATGTAGCTTTTCATTTCAAGGACCAGAGCCGGGTCATCACCTCTTCTCTCGACCTCTCCTTGCGAGTCTACTTGtggaaaaaggagaataaatttCCTGTCCTCAAGAGCTGCTGTTACTTGCTCGGGGGCTCCCATCGCTGGGCCAGGTAATTGCATCTGATTCCTCCTTTACCTGTAAGATGGCCTCTCCTGGCCTCCCCGcagtaccttttttaaaaaaattattttttatttttattctctaaagttttatgtatgtctcctttttctccacttgACCGcccgccccagccattcccaccctgggcaagcccttcccctccaccccccgcccggcccagtgtctgtatccattggttatgctaatatgcatgcatacaagtcctttggttgctctctaactccccacccccatctcccctgccatttgtctctggatctattcttgttcatcagtttgtgtttatcattatatcccacatatgagtgagatcatgtgatatttatctttctccacctggcttatttcgcttagcataatgctgtccaattccatccatgctgttgcaaatggtaaaagttccttcttttctatagccgcatagtattccattgtgtagatgtaccacagttttctaatccactcatctgctgatgggcacttaggctgtttccaaatcttagctatggtgaattgtgccgctatgaacataggggtgcatatatccccCGCAGTACCTTTTTAAGGATTCCTTTGGAAAGAATGTGACTGGGACTTGGAGTCCTAGCCTAGCCTGCCCCTCACTACTTGGGGACCCAGCGAAAGGCACTGGTCAgaatctctttcctcctcttaaGAAAAGATGTTCTGCATCCTCCACCCGGTCTCCTTTAATGTACGAAACCACCACCCACAGCTGGCATCACCCACATTGCCCCGATGCAGTGGGGGTGCAGAGGTGTCCTTATTTTCCCAAAGTCCCACAGGGATGCCCAGTGAAGTCCGATGGggcctgcagccctgcagcccagtCTTATCCTCCCTTCATAACCCACACAATTCTGAATTCATTACCAgaccctggtgtgtgtgtgggggggtgtttgtGGGGGCAAGACTGTGAAAGTCTGAAAGAATGCAGTTTTGCATCATGCTTTCAGGTTAACAGTTTGGAACCACTTATGAGCTTTCTTGCCAGAGTGCTATAAAGAGGACAGGGCTTCCAGAGTTCATATTCCCTCTGGGATAGTTGTCAGTTTCTTGTCAGGAGGTATGCAGTAAATCCAACCTCCTGTGACAAACATCtcacagttatttatttatttatttttaacttttattttatttttctctataaccATTTATTCCtccataccctcttccacctccacccactcctcTGCCCcctacaatcaccacactgttgtctgtgcccatgaaaCATCTTATAATcgtaaatgaaaaaatacaatgccccaaaccaaatatttaaaaaagtacagATTTCTGTAACAAAACTACATATTTTTTGAATTGTAAATCAGTAGTTGTTTGAAGACAATTATTAGAGGAAATTCCTAAGACAGGAGAATCTTAGTTCTTTtcagtaaataaatacaattttctgGAAGATTAAGAATTAGTAGAGAGTCAACTTAAATTTTAGGAGCATTGGTCTGTAGGTAGTTTTTAACCCTCTCAACTTTCTAAACAAAACCTAAGGCCAACTCAGGGCTCTGCATTCTGAAAACCATTGGCACCAACAACTGCCTCACTCAGAATTCCTCATTAAATTCCTTGGAAGTTGGAGGTCTGGGCTGAACCAAAGTGTTTGGGAGCCCTGCCGTTCCATGTCCACATTGGCAGGTGGTGAAGTTCTGTACTTTTGCTAGTTCACACTGGGATACATTTGTGCCCAGGTTCCCCTGTACTTGGGAGAGGCGTCGTGGCCTCGCTCTGCTGTGTCTGCTTGTGACCCGAGGCCAGCCTGTGTGAAGTAAGCCCCTCTGTCAGTAATAACGATGATCTCCGTCCAGGGACAGGGATACCGTCCCTCTCTGGGGAGTTGCATGCAAACGCCTGTGCTTATTGCCTTGTTCAGGTCAGCCTTCGGGGGCTTGTGCTTAGCTTTCAGCCTCACAAAtgtgctgtttctttcttttttatttgtgtctttaCGGAATATtctgttgcatttttaaaaaaatatatattttattgattttttacagagaggaagagagagggatagagagttagaaacatcgatgagagagaaacatcgatcagctgcctcctgcacaccccccactggggatgtgcccgcaaccaaggtacatgcccttgaccggaatcgaacctgggacctttcagtctgcaggccgacgctctatccactgagccaaaccagtttcggctctgtTGCATTCTTTACTGCAATACTGAGTAGTTAGGACATCCTCTCACTGACATAATACTGTTCTCAACTTAGCAAGCAAGTAGCACTTCTAGAACTTCTTTATAAGTCCTTTTAAACACCGCACTGTGTGCATCACAAAGCTACATACATCCATTCGCTGTATTGCACTGTTCTCGTCATGGTAAGCAAGTAGAAACTTTGGAATCTTCCATTTCACATGTGCTTTTAAACACTGTGGTACACGCATTATAAAATTGTAAACACGTCCATCTGCTGAAGTGACACTATTTTCAATGTGGCAGGTGAGTGGCACATCTCAAAAACGTGTTTTAATCAGGACTCCAGAATGAATGGCCTCAAATTATGCCCCTTCCCTGATTTACAACACATACCTCCAGAAATCCTTAGTTGAGTGGTAATTTCTTTTTTCGGGAGCTTCATTTGGCAATAATAAACCCAGAAATCTTGCTTCATGCTGTTGTTTCCCTGTAAGTTCTAAGATGTGCaacattttatctccttttttggCACCTTAGTGAATACTGCAAGAAATAACCAAAACTTTCTAGGAACTTTTCAGTTTCCTAAAATGTTGTCATCTCTGAATACGAATTCTgattctccaaagaaaatgtGTATTAGACATAAATTTACCAGCAACCCAGCAGCACGCCCTTAGAACCAACCCAAGAGGAACAGACATATTTGAAATAGTCTACACAAAGACTTTAGAGGAAGGTTCGTATGTACCTAAGGAAATAAATTCATCTACACCCAGACTTTATGTGAATCTTCACATCTACTCAAGAGAAATAGACACACATCACACAAAGACTTGCACGGGATGTTCTGAGCAGCTTTACTCAACCCAAAAAGTGCAAACAGTGCAAATGCCAGCCGTTATGGATAAATccactgtggtacatccatacaggggaatattactcagctataagaAGGAATGGCGCATTGACATACACTTAACATGGGTGAAATGCGGAAACATTGTGCTACAGGAAAGAAGCCAGATGTATAAGATAGAACtgtatattctatttatataacattaaGGAGAGGCAAGTCTGTAGGAACAGAAGATAAATTAGTGGCTGCCTGGGGCTGAGAGTAGGATGGGATTTACTGCAGATAGGTACAacagatatttttctaaatttattttaaatatttatttttttattttggttaatcctcatctgagaatatttttttttcccattgatgtttatttatttatttatttatttattttttggagagtggaagctgagggggaaagacagagggagagaaacatcgatgtgagagagacaaatcaattagttgttcctgcatgtgccccagtcggggatcaagcctgcaactgaggtacatgcccttgatcagaatcaaacctacaacccttcagactgcaggccaatgctcttgcCACTGAGCAAATGGGCTGGGCACAACAGAtctttttggagtgatggaaatgttctaaaactatCATGGTGATGGTTGCCCCACTCTGCAAATTTACTAAAAAtccattgaagaaaaaaaaagaaagaggaggaatgaTGATTCTAAAGAGAGGAAGCAGATGCAAATTCAACCTTCTTTGCCCCCAAATCACAGTGTTCACTGGCTGGCTGACGGATCGGGGAGCAGCTTTcccctgctcagcccctgagAGTCTGGAAACTGCTACATTCCACTCTTGATATTAATTTCTAAGTTGACTAGAACTTTAGTTGCTACTTAAAAGAAACTTCGTAAGTCAGCGTGGACCTGAAGCTCAAGGTGTTTCATGAAGGCCAGAGCAGCAGTATTCCAGAAGCAGTCTGTAGCGCACAGTCGGGCTTCTGTAGGAAACACAAGAAAGTCCTCTAGTTTCGTTTTTGCctagtttggtttggttttctatATACCTGCTTCCATTTTCTCTCCTGCCTCAGAGCAGCACATGTACGATTGTCTAGGCAGACACAGGTAACGTCACAGAGAACGGTGGCCTCATTAGCTGCTGTGTTCATATCTTCACTGAGACTGATCAGAACTGATGGTTCTAAATGCTGGGGAAACGACTCAGACCTGCCAATATTAGATCAGAAGTTTCCAGAATAGTCAGGATCACTGTGATTCAGGCAGCTACTTCCAGGAGGGTCCAAAGCTGATATTCCCACTGCAGAAGTGATAGTATTTGCTAATTGTTACAAATGAATGTAGGCCCTCAAATGTGGCTGGGTGGAGGAGGTATGAGGATGTGTGTGAAGGCCCTATTGCCTACACATTTGTCCTTGTCTCAAGTTAACATGCAGCATGTCCTTCTCTTCGCAGTGGATTTACCCAGGTGGAAAGTGACAGCATGAGCATTGTGGGCGTGGAAGCCAGAAACACTGGCACGAGTATTCTAAGGTCATACTACTTCCAACTGCAACGAGACCAAGGTAACTGCATTGGTTAAAGCTCATCTCACTTTGGTGACTAGCTTGTGTATATACAGACTGAAATGATCTTTTAATCAACATTGGGAAAGGAAGTAATTTTCAAATGCCTTCTAGGGGCGGGCACTGTGCTATTTGAGTTTACGTAAATCATCACAGCAAGCGGATAAAACAGGAATGATTCTCTCTGTTTTTCAGACAAGGAACAGGAAACGTAACAGGAGAGTCATTAACCTGTTGTTGGCCCATGTTCCAGTGCCCAGCGCTATTCAGATAGTAAGTGGCAGAAAGGAGAGAATGCCCAATGGGGAACTAGAAAGCCCATGCTTCAAGTGCTGGGGGTGTAACAGAATCATTTTTGTTGTTCAAATATGTAAGTAAATGTATTTTATCTTCTTGTGCAATGTGCTTTAGACACATTAATAAATAGTTCTTGCTATCATGTAGATGAGTTTCATGGCACTGCATCATATAATTGTAGGGAGACCTTTGTATTTTTTGACAGTGGTGCCCCTGGACTTTGCCCACCCAGAAGCCCTGACTGATGTAGTGGCATATCTTTCAGAGTTCTTAATTGTAAGCAGGAGGAACAGCAAGCTGGTGGGTCTCTGTGAGCCTTCCTCAAATCCTTTCATTAACTCCTGATGTAGCCCAAGATATTCTGTATTAAGtagatataaaacattaaaatattctctCTAGCAGTTGACCACAGTGAAGTCTTTACAAGTTCTAAAATAGTAATTGCTAATTATAATTcaataattcctttttttaaaaaaaatgtgcctttgatacatacacacagaagatagaaaacattttaagataGATGgattaagtagaaataaaatctCAATGAAATAGGGGCAGAAGATAATTTTCTTGATAAAGGAAATCTAAAAGAAACAGCAATAATGCTTAATAATTAGAAACATTTCCACTGACGTTAGGAACAATGTAAGGGTGACATCACCACCATAATTATTACCTTGGAGGTGCTAATAAATGTAAtactttttcaaaacaaaactgaGTTCTAATAATATTAGAAAGAGGTATATTAACCATaagttctaaaaatatattatctttagAAAcccaagaaaataattagaattagTAAAGCAAAATTCCTCATGATTGGTGCATTAGTCATGTACATATTAAAATTAGTGTTTCAACAATCAGAAAGCATGATAGGAAAAGTATCCCATCACAGTAACAGCAGAAATTATATCT from Eptesicus fuscus isolate TK198812 chromosome 15, DD_ASM_mEF_20220401, whole genome shotgun sequence encodes:
- the LOC103304266 gene encoding F-box/WD repeat-containing protein 12-like, with the protein product MGPQLGIHELLHVFSFLEARDLLRAAQVDKVWNEVSGTKELWRQLCLRRWSSCKDFQVMRATQTWKQYYLCRSELDFRVESGRPEKDFICKALAGPKGEIAKLAYVSPSEYCFDRREKSVVCTASSDGTVRAWHLREGMEIWSSPLQPAALVDLVTYPQLQLVVTVDAQGLIKVWEAESGRESASFCLPTHSSALEASDHPEGPFLLAACADGTLYMLTVPGLQLLSRVSVFPNQPASLFCSPDCQWVFALAQDSDLSPKVFHSQSLLCPPEDEPPVSAALPIRLTSRACWAPDEAARLLVMHRDDNSVQWVVTTYELGAKKCRDAMNIQVQQVTSFILPDTMMPPHLMKGHSSQVVLLVSGSELVLFTIHGLWLAAFQDHQKPITSLYVDQSRVITSSLDLSLRVYLWKKENKFPVLKSCCYLLGGSHRWASGFTQVESDSMSIVGVEARNTGTSILRSYYFQLQRDQDKEQET